One Echinicola strongylocentroti DNA window includes the following coding sequences:
- a CDS encoding GIY-YIG nuclease family protein, translated as MYFVYVLYSRKTAKSYIGSCREVGERLRHHNSGLTPSTKGGTPEWEVNYVEKVDILHTTGMERKFCSIFIFSLCRFLFIRVDNNGSSNVSKRRGSSYENWESPSQAFRILFFGMFSKGGEPTGSSCQSTE; from the coding sequence ATGTATTTTGTTTATGTTTTGTATTCTCGAAAAACTGCCAAATCCTATATAGGAAGTTGTAGAGAAGTAGGTGAGCGCTTAAGGCATCATAATAGTGGATTGACACCATCCACAAAAGGAGGGACTCCGGAGTGGGAGGTCAACTATGTGGAAAAAGTCGATATTCTCCATACAACTGGAATGGAGCGAAAATTTTGCTCTATTTTTATTTTTTCGCTTTGTAGGTTTTTGTTTATCAGGGTAGATAATAATGGATCAAGCAACGTTTCTAAACGGAGGGGTTCATCTTATGAGAATTGGGAATCCCCGTCTCAAGCGTTCAGGATTTTATTTTTTGGTATGTTCAGCAAAGGGGGAGAGCCCACAGGTAGTTCCTGTCAATCCACAGAATAG
- the recR gene encoding recombination mediator RecR has product MNFPSKLIEDAVNEISRLPGIGKKTALRLALHLLKQPETHTDNLTEAIIKLRKETSYCSICHNISDQEICSICLGSRRDKGLICVVEDIPDVLAIENTSQYNGLYHVLGGVISPIQGIGPEELKIASLIERIDQPHSGDPVTEIILALPSTMEGDTTAFYITRKLKEKGIKVSTIARGIPIGGELEFTDEVTLGRSILTRINYSVD; this is encoded by the coding sequence GTGAATTTTCCCTCCAAACTTATCGAAGACGCCGTCAATGAAATCAGCCGACTACCGGGCATAGGAAAAAAAACGGCCCTTAGGCTAGCATTGCATCTACTGAAACAACCTGAAACCCACACGGACAATCTCACCGAAGCCATCATCAAGCTCCGGAAGGAAACGTCCTATTGCAGTATTTGCCACAATATCTCCGATCAGGAAATATGCAGCATCTGCCTCGGATCACGCAGGGACAAAGGACTTATCTGTGTCGTCGAAGATATTCCGGACGTATTGGCCATCGAAAACACCTCCCAATACAATGGACTCTATCACGTCTTAGGCGGCGTAATCTCTCCCATTCAGGGAATCGGCCCAGAAGAACTTAAGATAGCGTCCCTAATCGAACGCATCGACCAGCCGCATTCTGGTGATCCGGTCACTGAAATCATTCTTGCACTCCCATCTACCATGGAAGGGGACACAACTGCTTTTTACATCACTCGAAAACTGAAAGAAAAAGGCATCAAAGTCAGCACCATTGCCCGCGGCATCCCCATCGGCGGAGAACTGGAATTTACCGACGAAGTCACTCTCGGCAGAAGCATCCTCACCCGGATAAACTATTCTGTGGATTGA
- a CDS encoding ATP-dependent Clp protease adaptor ClpS, with the protein MSMQPLEHTVEEEVEILLEDLVDTEEHDLVVYNDDINTFEHVTKVLIKVCKHSQEQAEQCTMIIHYKGKCAVKKGSMKLLKPMCQSILDAGIQAAIV; encoded by the coding sequence ATGAGCATGCAACCATTGGAACATACTGTAGAAGAAGAAGTAGAAATCCTGCTGGAAGACTTGGTGGATACCGAAGAGCATGACTTGGTGGTATATAACGATGACATCAACACCTTTGAACATGTCACCAAAGTACTGATCAAAGTTTGTAAACATTCCCAAGAGCAAGCCGAGCAATGCACCATGATCATCCACTACAAAGGCAAATGTGCTGTAAAAAAAGGCAGCATGAAGCTATTGAAGCCCATGTGCCAATCCATCTTGGATGCTGGCATTCAAGCTGCCATCGTTTAA